The following proteins are co-located in the Manihot esculenta cultivar AM560-2 chromosome 9, M.esculenta_v8, whole genome shotgun sequence genome:
- the LOC110622812 gene encoding C2 and GRAM domain-containing protein At1g03370 — MRLLVRVVEARNLPAMDLNGSSDPYVRVQLGKQKFKTKVVKKNLNPSWGEEFSFRVEDLKEELVISVLDEDKYFNDDFVGLLKVPVSLVFDSESKSLGTAWYALQPRNKKSKNKDCGEILLGIGFSQNNAFVDLNHDGDHASQLRKNADAVTEAPSRSSGGPSNSSSPGRFEEVAPSKEEKCSAQKNFAARIVQIFNKNSDTASTAGSKGIENSEPPETIGPEVSKDEADDPSSPGDFGEIMKAMESKDMGNEIPSNLPGGVLVDQLYMIAPKDLNYLLFSPDSSFPRSLADLQGNTEQQFGTWKFENGGESLKRVVTYIKAATKLIKAVKATEEHTYVKADGKVFAILVSVSTPDIVYGSTFRTELQYLITPGPELPSGEQTSHLVISWRMNFLQSTMMKGMIENGAKQGLKDSFEQFVSLLSQNVKPVDLKDIGSTKEQVLASLQAEPQSDWKLAVQYFANFTVLTTVFIALYVLLHIWISPPSPIQGLEFVGLDLPDSIGELIVCGVLVLQCERVLELLSRFMQARIQKGSDHGVKAQGDGWLLTVALLEGSNLAAVDSSGFCDPYVVFTCNGKTRTSSIKFQKSAPLWNEIFEFDAMDDPPSVLDVEVYDFDGPFDEATSLGRAEINFVKSNISDLADVWVPLRGKLAQACQSKLHLRIFLNNTRGSNVVKEYLNKMEKEVGKKINLRSPQTNSAFQKLFGLPPEEFLINDFTCHLKRRMLLQGRLFLSARIIGFHANLFGQKTKFFFLWEDIEDIQVSPPTLSSMGSPTIVMTLWPGRGMDARHGAKTQDEEGRLKFHFQSFVSFNVAHRTIMALWKARSLSPEQKVQIAEEEESEAKNLQTEESGSFLGLEDVNLSEVYSSGVSVSTNFFMELFNGGELERKAMEKAGCLNYSHTPWELEKDDVYERQIHYRFDRRISRYGGEVTSTQQKHPLSDHKGWLVEEVMTLHGVPLGDYFNLHLRYQIEDSPSRPKSCHVHVFIGIAWQKDTRHQKRITKNIHSSLEDRLKVIFSVVEKEFLNR, encoded by the exons ATGAGGCTTCTGGTTCGTGTAGTAGAGGCAAGAAATTTGCCGGCAATGGATCTAAATGGGTCAAGTGATCCATATGTGAGAGTGCAGCTGGGAAAGCAGAAGTTCAAGACCAAAGTGGTGAAGAAGAACTTGAATCCAAGTTGGGGAGAGGAATTCAGTTTTCGGGTTGAGGACTTGAAGGAGGAGCTTGTAATCTCTGTGCTAGATGAGGACAAGTACTTCAATGATGACTTTGTTGGGCTGCTTAAAGTGCCAGTCTCGCTCGTTTTTGATTCGGAGAGTAAGTCTCTTGGCACTGCTTGGTACGCTCTGCAACCCAGAAACAAAAAGTCCAAGAACAAGGACTGTG GTGAAATTCTTTTAGGTATTGGTTTTTCTCAAAATAATGCTTTTGTTGACCTGAATCATGATGGCGATCATGCATCACAGTTGAGAAAGAATGCAGATGCAGTGACAGAAGCTCCTTCTAGGTCATCTGGTGGACCCTCAAACTCATCCTCTCCGGGGAGATTTGAGGAAGTTGCACCCTCTAAAGAGGAAAAGTGCAGTGCACAAAAGAACTTTGCTGCCAGAATTGTtcagatttttaataaaaattctgaTACAGCATCAACTGCTGGTAGTAAAGGCATTGAGAATTCGGAGCCTCCTGAAACTATTGGACCTGAGGTATCTAAGGATGAGGCGGATGATCCTTCCTCTCCAGGTGACTTTGGAGAAATCATGAAGGCAatggaatccaaagatatgGGAAATGAAATTCCAAGCAATCTACCAGGAGGGGTCCTTGTAGACCAATTATATATGATTGCTCCCAAAGATTTAAATTATCTACTTTTTTCACCTGATTCAAGTTTTCCAAGATCATTGGCAGATCTACAGGGGAATACTGAACAACAGTTTGGTACCTGGAAATTTGAGAATGGTGGTGAGAGTTTGAAAAGAGTGGTTACTTATATTAAGGCAGCAACCAAATTAATTAAGGCTGTGAAAGCCACTGAGGAACATACATATGTAAAAGCTGATGGAAAGGTTTTTGCTATTTTAGTGAGTGTGAGCACTCCAGATATTGTGTATGGGAGCACCTTTAGAACTGAATTGCAATACCTCATTACTCCTGGCCCTGAGCTTCCTTCAGGAGAACAAACTTCACATTTGGTAATATCCTGGAGAATGAATTTTTTGCAGAGCACCATGATGAAAGGGATGATAGAAAATGGAGCAAAACAAGGTCTAAAAGATAGTTTTGAACAATTTGTGTCTTTATTATCTCAAAATGTTAAGCCAGTTGATTTGAAGGACATAGGATCCACTAAGGAACAAGTTTTGGCTTCTTTGCAGGCTGAACCCCAGAGTGATTGGAAACTGGCTGTACAATATTTTGCTAACTTTACTGTACTTACTACAGTTTTTATTGCATTATATGTACTTCTTCACATCTGGATATCCCCTCCCAGCCCAATTCAAGGGCTAGAGTTTGTGGGACTTGATTTACCAGATTCAATCGGTGAACTCATTGTGTGTGGTGTCCTGGTTCTTCAGTGTGAAAGGGTACTAGAGTTACTTTCTCGTTTCATGCAGGCCAGGATACAAAAGG GAAGTGATCATGGAGTGAAAGCACAAGGGGATGGGTGGCTGCTCACTGTTGCCTTGCTTGAGGGGAGTAATTTGGCAGCTGTTGACTCAAGTGGCTTCTGTGATCCATATGTGGTATTCACCTGTAATGGGAAAACTAGAACCAGCTCAATTAAGTTCCAGAAATCTGCTCCATTGTGGAATG AAATATTTGAATTTGATGCAATGGATGACCCTCCTTCTGTGTTGGATGTGGAAGTTTATGATTTTGATGGGCCTTTTGATGAAGCAACATCTTTGGGACGTGCtgaaattaattttgtaaaatctAATATATCTGATCTTGCTGATGTGTGGGTTCCTCTTCGAGGAAAGTTAGCACAAGCCTGTCAGTCTAAGCTGCACCTAAGAATTTTCTTGAATAACACAAGAGGTAGTAATGTTGTTAAAGAGTACTTGAATAAGATGGAGAAAGAGGTGGGGAAGAAG ATAAACTTGCGATCTCCACAAACAAATTCAGCTTTTCAAAAGCTCTTTGGGCTTCCACCAGAGGAATTTCTCATCAATGATTTTACCTGTCACCTAAAGCGAAGAATGCTCTTGCAG GGTCGTTTATTTCTATCAGCGAGAATAATTGGCTTCCATGCAAATTTGTTTGGGCAGAAGACTAAATTTTTCTTCCTTTGGGAGGATATAGAAGATATCCAAGTTTCTCCTCCTACGTTATCATCAATGGGGAGTCCTACCATTGTTATGACTCTCTGGCCTGGGAGGGGTATGGATGCCAGACATGGGGCCAAGACTCAAGATGAAGAGGGGAGGCTGAAATTCCACTTCCAGTCTTTTGTATCTTTCAATGTAGCGCACAG GACAATCATGGCTTTATGGAAGGCTAGATCGTTGTCTCCTGAACAGAAGGTGCAAATAGCGGAAGAAGAAGAATCGGAAGCTAAAAACCTCCAAACTGAAGAAAGTGGGTCCTTCTTGGGTCTTGAGGATGTCAACTTATCTGAGGTTTATTCTTCTGGTGTTTCGGTCTCT ACCAACTTCTTTATGGAGCTCTTCAATGGGGGTGAGTTGGAGCGGAAGGCGATGGAGAAAGCTGGTTGTCTCAACTATTCTCATACCCCATGGGAATTGGAGAAGGATGATGTGTATGAGAGGCAAATACATTACAGATTCGATCGGCGCATTTCCCGTTATGGAGGAGAGGTGACTAGTACACAGCAGAAACACCCCCTATCTGATCATAAAGGCTGGCTTGTTGAAGAGGTTATGACCCTTCATGGAGTTCCACTGGGCGACTATTTTAAT CTTCACTTGAGATACCAAATTGAGGATTCGCCCTCAAGACCTAAAAGCTGTCATGTACACGTATTCATCGGAATTGCGTGGCAGAAAGACACTCGGCATCAGAAAAGGATTACAAAGAACATCCATTCAAGTTTGGAAGATCGGCTGAAGGTGATTTTTAGTGTTGTTGAGAAGGAATTTTTGAACAGATAG